From the Lemur catta isolate mLemCat1 chromosome 1, mLemCat1.pri, whole genome shotgun sequence genome, the window CCCCAAGTCCAGAGGGCCTGGGTCATCGGGGTGGGTGTAGGCCGCAGGGGCCGACGGCAGGGGCTGCTCTGGAGGGAAGGGcgctgtgggggaggggatcgGGACTGCAGGCAGCCCAGCGGCACCCAGGGAGGGGAGCAGATATGTGGCCCAGAGCAGCAAACGTGGGAGGTGAGAGGCGTCACAAGGCGGGGGTAGGGATCagtgggagaggggcaggagaccagggcagggactgggggagtggggggcacTGTGGAGAAAAAATaagtgggagaagggaaggggaggagggcggAGGGACAAACAGGCAGAAAGGAACCAGGAGCCTGCCCATGTTGCggggaggtgagagggaggaCGGGGAGGTGGTGGAGAGAAGGGATGAAtgcatggggggggggggtccggGGTTGTGGGGTCCTCACCAGAGGGTGCAGCGGCTGGGGGGCGCTGGCTCCAGGTGCCCAGCACTGCGGCAGGCGCTGCCATAGACCACACTGTCTGAGCAGCACACCAGGGCCCCATGGGCGCAGCTGCATCGCGGGACCGCCGCCCCCTCCTTAGGGGCCACCTTGGGGCCAGGCTCCCTGGGGAGTCCAGCCTGGGGGATGAGGCAGGGTCAGTGGGGCAGGGGACCCCCCCATCCGTACTTTGCATGCACCCCATAGggcctggggggcggggagaagcccctggggctggggactaAGCCCCCCATAAGGTGGGAGTGGGCGCGACAGTTAATGGAAGGTCCTGAGCCCTGATCCAGTGGAATTTCACAGATATTGCCTAGTACTTACGAActtaggaaaacaaatttttaaaaaacttttaaaataacccAAACTCATTCCAAGAAatgtggaaatttttaaaaacagctctgAGGGACCCGCCCCCCGCACCCCCCACTGACCatctcccccacaccccccacccccgctcagCCCCGCCCCTCGCACTGACTCTCTCCCCAGCAGCCTGTCCCTTTCCATGCAGAGGATGCGCGGGGCCACCAGGGGTCTGCATCCTCCTGACTTTACTGTACcggcccctcctctgcccagacCCCAGGGACGCCCTGGCAGGTGCTGTGGCAGTTTTGGGGTGTCCCCCACACTCACCAGGCCAGGGCTAAGGTGCGCTCCACCTTGTTGCAGGTGGGCCAGGCGCACAGCTCCCTGGTGAGCAGGCTGCCTGTGCTGATGTAGAAGCGTGTGGCCTTGAAGGCTGCAGGACAAGGGGTGATGGGTGGATGACTGACCCGGGCAAGAGGTGATAGGGTGAGGGCCGGGCCAgggcacgggggtgggggtgcgggccTACCAGGCTCGTAGTAGTCGTACACCAACACGGGCAGTGCCAACGTCCTGCCCACCACATACTCGCGGAGCGCCCCGAACCTCAGGCACTGCCTGGGGATCTGCGGGGACAGTAGACACGCTCGGCTGGGGCCACTGTGGGTCTCTCTGCTCCATGATGCCCCAAAGCATGGGCCCAGAACTGGCTGATTTAGAGGTAGGCAGGAGGCTGACACACAGAAACCCGATCTCACTTTTCAATTCTTGGGGTCCTCAGTTGGACCTGCCCGGTGTCAACCCCTTGCTGCCCACACAGGCACTTCCTCACTGTGCACATGGCATGGGGCACATTCACAATACTGCGCAgccatcacctctatctagttccagaacaatGTGTTTCCCAGAATAGGACACCCAGTCCctatcagcagtcactccccgttcctctccccaccagcccctggcagccacgaATCTGCTTCCTGTGTCTCCAGATGGGCCTGTTCCAGACACTTCTATTGATGGACTCATACACTGTGTGGCCCTTTGTGTCTCACTCAGCATCCTggttttgaggttcatccacattgtagcatgatCAGTGCTTCGTTCCTTgttatggctgcataatattccaccaCATCCCTCTCCCCATTTTTCCCACCAAGCGCCATACATCTGGGACATAGAGCCATCAGCTCTGCCTGGAATTTATCCTCCCTGTGTCTTTTTCAAGGTACAAGACTGTGGGGAGCTGCACCAGTGACCGCTGTTCCCTCACCAGTGTGGGCAGCAGGGGAGCCTCCTCCACCAACCCTGGCCAGCTGTACCTCATCAAAGTAGAAGACTATTCTGCGTCCAGCCACCTCGTACCTCCTCATCCCGATGTGCTTGTCAAAGAGCAACTGGAGAGGAAGCCAGAGTCAGGGTCCGCTcagcccctctgctcctcccagaTCTCCGCATCCACACTGGTCAGTGGGAGGCAGACCAGGCCcagaaggaagctgaggctctgagaagttcaGGAACTTGCCTGTGGTCATCTGTCAAGTCCCCATGGGCCAGGGTCTATGTGCAcctggctggggccagggggTGATGATCAGTGCTCCCCAGGCCCTGTCGGGCCCCCAGCACCTGGGAGAGGGTGCTCAAAGGCTGGGTACCCCTGCCCAGAGAATCTGCCTCCCTCCCTACAGCCTCCCCCAATCCAGCCCCAGGACCAGGTCTGGCTTCTCTGGGGCCCATGAGGCACCCGGCTGAGCCCTGCCAACTGCTCTGGCCTCACTGTGCCATGTaacctcccttcccagcctgagACTTCTCTTTAGTTTTTGATACAAAAGCTTATTCCCACTCCAGGGCCTCTGAATCGGCCCTTCCCCCCTCCTCTGGTGTTCCTTCAGCCTCCCCATCACCTTCTCCCGCCCCACCAGCTCCTAGGTAGGCCCATCTTTGTGCAGAAAggcaaaacaaatacaaacaagaacaaaaaacccACGATATTTTACAAAGGGCTGAGCTGCCAGCCAGCCTGACCCTGGGTGCCCACTGTCCACAGACCCCgccaggcccctgccctcctccactaCCAGCACCACCTTACCTGCTCCAGACTGTCGGTGTCCACCCGGAAGCCCGACAGCAGGGGCACCTCAAGGACAGCCATGTTGGAGGACCCTGCATGCAGCCACCTTCCAATGACAGGGGAGACAGAGAGGCCCTAGAACTCCAGCCCCAAGGTTGAATTCATGGTTCCCCTCTCTGCCCTCTGGAGACCACCCAGCTGATGTCCTGGGGACACCTGCCCTGGGTTTGGCCGGTGGGCCATTGGCACAAACATTTTTGGTTTGGTCAGTTCAATCAGCCCATTTTACAGCCAGAACACTGAGGCAAGAAGGAAAGGGCTTTGCCGAGGGTTCTAGGCCTGACCCAGGTCTGTTGATGGGGGGCCATGGCCCTGTAGGGCAGCTTCAGACCAGGTGCTCAACCACTGCCCCCCTGGCAggagaccctgggcaagtcacttcctagctccaagtctcagtttctccttctgtaaCATAAGGGGAGTGGCTGACTGGGCTTTCTGTGGGGcctgctacatgccaggcccTTCCTGCAGGGCACTGGGGACGGGGAGGGGAGGCTGACATTCAGAGTGGAACCTGCAGGCTGTGGGCGGGGCAGGTACCTGGGCTGCTCTGATGGGCTGTGGGTATCACAGGTATCATGGCAACCACTGATGCACCCACCTCTGGGCTGCCAGATCATCACCATGGTGATGAGCATCCTTGTTGCCATGGCAACAAGCATCCTCTTTGTGAATGACAGGCCCTATGGCTGGGTACCAGGCTCACCCCCATAAACCAAGGAGCCTGGAGCTGGTGTATTGAGCGGGGCCCAGCACGCTGGCCACACACagctgccccacccagccctcctgccccaacCATCACTGGCATCTGCTGTGTCCATTGGaaagcatttgcttttctttcattcatttcagaAACCATCACTGAGCTCCTGCCTGGAAGCTCCCCCTGGTCCTGGGAGGCCATCCTCCACCTACAGCACTCTCCCGGGTACCAGCCAGCGGGACAGGTGGCCTCACCTGGTGCACACCTCCAGCATCACCTTGTATTCCTGGTGATGCTGGTCTGCTGCTGGGTCGTCATCATCGCTGGGCCTTCAGAGGAGGCAGGCGCAGTGAGAGGGTGTCCTTGGACTTCAGGCTCCTGGAGGTTGACAAGCAGCTGGAAAGTCAACTTGGCCACTGGGTCAGGCACATTGTAGGTGACGTCAACCTGGAGGGTATTAGAGGACTGAGGCTTaggggccccagccctgccccacaggtgtggggtaggggaggaaggagatggggacaATGAGAATTACGATGGCAATGACATCAATGACAGTTCTAGGGATGACCATTATTCCTTTTAGCCTTGAAACCACAGACGCGGGTGGAGGTGCCATGGTCAGCCCAGCtgtgcaggtgcaggtgcagaGCTGCGCTCAAACCTCATCCTAGTGCAGGGTTCTCTCTCCACGCACTGCGCGGTCTGGGCTCCCATTGCAGAGACAGGGGGGCGGAGGCTGGCAATTTGCGCTCTGACAGGCAGGCAGAGCCCACGAGTCCTGCCTGCGCCAGCCCAGCTGGGGGCTAAATCCGAGAATGTGGAAGGTGGGGCTTGGGCTGAAGGGTGAGAGCTGGGGGAGTCCAGGTGGGGTGTCCCTGTCCAGGCCACAGAGGGGGAATAACCTTGACCCGTTGCTTAGGGTCTGCTTAGGCTCAGAGACCACTGGACTGAAGGTCAAATGGATTTTCCTGGGGGGATCCTGAGCCCCCACACCTGATGGCTCCCTGACCACCTGCCTCGGGCATGGCGGGCTGTATACTAGAGGGCTGAAAGCCTGCCTTGCAGTCTGGCCTGACGCTGAGCTCAGAGCCCTCTGGGGGTCCCTGGGGTTCCAGATGCCACTGTGTGTGGCAGGGGGGCCAGGCGAGAACAAGACACAGAGTCCCCCACAGTCCCCAAAGCCTCACCTGCTTCAAGCAGCAGCCGCCCCCCCGGTACTCACAAACAGCCCCAAGGGGAGGCTGGGAATCTGGAGAGAGAAGTCACTGTGAGGCCCTGTCAACCCCACTGCCGAcacacacccaccccagcccacgCTGTGTTCCGGGGACACGCACCACCACCATCTGCAGAACCTTCTGGTTGGTCCCGTGCAGCTTGAAGGTCTCCTGGTAGTCCAGGTTAGTGGAGGCCAGGGAGACAGTGAGGTTGATGTGTCCGGTATAGGACAAGATGGTGTACTCAGCCAAGGCCTGAAGAGCCACACAGGTatcctggggacagaggggggAGGCTGCCATCAGCCCCGAGAGCAAGTTGGCCAGAGGCCCCTTGGCCCCTGTCCACCAGTGGGGCTGGAATGGAGACCGAACCTGGCAGACACCCACGGAGCTGGGGGTCCTGAGACAGCCAGGTTGGCGTGTCCACAGAGGTAGGGGCTAGGTTCCTGCAGAGGGTCCAGCTGCACTGTCCTTTGTCCCTtgtcccccatccctgccctctcGGGGTCCGTGCCTCCAGGGTCTGCAGGTGAGAATGGGCCTGACTGCCTGGCAAGCTCAGAGCCCTGGACTGTGGcaaccccaccctgccccaccctctgGCCCCGCCCAGCTCACCTGAGTGGAGGAGAAGCCCCCGAGTGCGTTCCGCTGCTGGGACAGCCACTTCACCACAGGCAGGGCGGCGGCCACGTCGCCCAGGAGGGTGTAGGTCAGAAGGGCGTAGGCCGTCATTTCCACCTCGGCTGAGACCACTGCAACAGAAGAGGCCAGCGGGTGCCCTTTCGATACTGGGACCCAGGACCCAGTGCCATGGAGACAGCGGCCAAGGCAGGCACCAGGGAGCCAGTGGCCAGTACCTGACATAGAGACCCCATCACTGTAGCTCAGAAATGCATCCTTGTCCATGTCCCAGGAACTTGTTGGGCTCCAGTGGGCGACCCCATCTGCAAGGACAGGATTGGTCAGGGGCCATAACCCCACCCAGGCCTCCGCCTGGCATCCCATGGTGGGTGTCCGTGCATGTGGTCTCAGGAGGAGAAAAACTGGGGTACTGGACCTCAGTGGAAAGAGAGTGCCGGGGGGAAGACAGCTGGGACAGGAAGGGCCTAAGAGCTCCATCTCAGATCTGCAAACATGTGGCAGCCCCAGCCCTTCCCATGCCTCTGGCAGACATACTATTCAATGGTCTCCTTCCTGTGCCCCTGGCAGACATCACCAATCAATGGCTTCCTTCTTGTGCCCCTGGCAGGCATCACCAATCAATGGCTTCCTTCTTGTGCCCCTGGCAGGCATCACCAATCAATGGCTTCCTTCTTGTGCCCCTGGCAGACATCATTAATCAATGGCCTCCTTCCTGGCTGGGTCCTGAGGTGACCCTAGATGTTCCCACTCAGTGCCCAGGCTGTGACTTCCCACTTGCAGGGCTCCAAGGATTCTGAGCTCCCATGGGCTGTGAAGGCCCTCAACCCCAGAGAGAAACCAACCCTCCCCCCTACATTCCACCCCCACCCTTGATCCTGAACATTTAGTCAGGAAGACACTTGTCACTCATCCAATTGGGTGGTTTTAGAATTTtgcattattactatttttttggtttttttgagacagggtcttgctctcttgcccaagctggagtacaccggtgtgatcacagcttactgcagacttgaactcctgggctcaagggatcctcctgccttagactcctaagtagctaggactataggcacatgccaccacacctggctttttttttttttctttttagagatggggtcttgctgtgttgtccaggctggtttcaaactcctgggctcaagctgtcctccagcctctgcctcccaaagtactgggattacaggcatgagcaacaaTGCctggactttaatttttttttttttactaggtCCACAGGGGGCTGCCCCACATGGTGGCTTCAGGTGTTGGCGGGAGGGTGTCACCTACTGTGCATGATGGCCAGGCTGCGGAGCTTGTGTAGTGCCTCGGGGGCTGCCGGGCTGCGGAGCAGGGTCAGCACGTAGGCAGTGAGGGCACAGCTGTAGGGGTCCGTGGCCAGGGGCATGCTGGACTCCAGAAAGCGCCTCACCTTGGCGATGGTGCCCCTCTCCTCCTGCAGGAAAGGGTGGGAAGGGGAAACCTGGGAGGCTGCCCTGTCCTCATCCAACCCACCACACACAGGCTTCCTTGGGGAGAGCCCTGGATGGCTCATTGTCTCTCGCTTTGCAACCATCTGTGGCTCCCACTTCCTGCAGACTCAGCTTTCAAACCCCATCTCCATTCTTTTAAGTTCAAGCCCCAGATGAGGTCTGGCCAGAATGCTTGTGTGTATAGCAAATGAGCACAGAGACATCCTGGGGGAAGTGGGCAGAGCCCTGGCCACCCTGTCCCACCATGCCCCATGGCCAGGTCTTTGTTAAGACATCTGGCTTccaccaccaccctgcccagGCCCTCCTCATCCTCCAGGCCTCGTCACCTCTTTGGAGAAGCCCACCGACCCTGCTCACACCCCGGGAATGTGAGCTGCTGGAAGACAGGGATTGAGTCCATGTTCTAGCAATGGGCTTGGTTCAGAGAAGTTGCCCAATAATATTGATTAAATGGAAGAAATGAGTGACCAGGAGAATGAGTGAatttaagaaatgggcaaaggtgTTCCGGCAGCCCCAGCTTTGGTAAATGTGATCGCAGAAAGAATGCCTTCCAAAACTTTTGATCCTTAGACCAGGACAAAGCATGGGAACTGTCCCCAAGGTGTGCCATTGTGATGTGCCACCTGGGGCATGTGCCAGGGATGAACGGGGCAGATTAACCagaccccaggcctggcccacacTAGCCCAtcacctggggcaggggtgggggctggatgCCATCCCAGAGGCAAGGGGTTACTCCAGGCCATTGGACCAGGAAGGGTCTCAAGGATGCTGTTGAGACCACACCAAGCTGGGAAGGACCCGGACACTTGGTGCAGGTGTAGTAAGTTGAATGGTGCCTGCTTCCCTCCTCCACGACAAGATATGTTCCCTGGAACCTATAAATGTGATCTCATTTAGAaaaggggtctttgcagatgtaattaagaatcttgagatgaggccaggcatggtggttcacacttgtaaCCCCACcaccttgggaagctgaggtgggaggatcacttgaggccaggagttcaagaccagcctgggcaacatagcaagatcctgtctctaaaagaaaaaaaaaaaaaagaatttaaaaatcatccaggcgtggtggtgcacgcctggagtcccagccatgtggaaggctgaggcaagaggatcacttcagcccagaagttggaggttacagtgagctatgactgtgccactgcactcttgcctgggcaagagagtgagaccctgtctcaaggttgtcacccaggctggagtgcagtggtgtcatcagagttCACTGCAagctcgaactcctgggctcgagtgatcctcctgccccagcctcccgagcagctgggactacaggtgtgcaccaccacaccacaccgctaatttttctatcttttgtagtgatggggtcttgctcttgctcaggctggtcacacactcctggcctcaagggatcctcctgcctcagccttcgcgattgctaggattataggcttgagccactgcgcctggctccTTTTTCGTGTAATGTGGGTTTAATGATGTCCCcgtagaataataaaaaatatatatttggtctttgtccacagttcctggcacagggTTCCTAAAACCCTTGGCATGGACATTCACAGGGTTGAAACAAGGGTCTTAAGacagcactttggaaggttgGTTGAACCAAAGGGACCATCTAGGGTCcttcaatattttgaaagatataCACCCTGATACCACCCAAAGatgatggtatcaggaggtggagcctttgggaggtgattaggtcatgagggtggggccctcctgaatggaattagtgcccttataagaggccccagagagctccctcattccttccaccatgtgaggacacagacagAAGGTAGCCAGTCAGGAAGCAcgcctcaccagacaccaaatctgccagcaccctgAACTTGGGActcccatcctccagaactgtgagaaatcacCTTctcttgttattaataataagccacccagtctatggtatttcgTTATAGCTGACTGAACAGACTAAGGCGATGGGTTTGGGGTGGAAGTTTGGATGAAAATTGCAGAAGTTGTGTCTCCTCTCCCCTGATCTACTATCGTAAAACCAGAACCTGCTGCTAAAGTCCTTGCAGAGGCTACAGGGGGGAATGTGAGGGTTGGTGGTATTCAGGTGAAAGTTTAGTCCAAAACTGTACCCCTGAACCACTTGAGGTGAAGAGGTGCATCTCTTTTACCCGAATGTAGGATGGGGGTGCATATTGTGTCTGACTGGGGCTTGTTTCCCCTACCTGGAGATGTCACACAGAGGCGCAGAAATCTGCCCTCAAGCACTATTAATCAGAAATGTGCGATGAGAACCAGGAAGACCCCCGAGGCCCACACAGAGTAGGGTAGAAGCTGGAGAGCTGAGTGGAAGAATTCTCCGGCCACAGCCCAAGCCTGTGAGCACCTCCCAGCAACTACTGGAACTTG encodes:
- the LOC123640343 gene encoding C3 and PZP-like alpha-2-macroglobulin domain-containing protein 8 translates to MEQRDPQQCLRFGALREYVVGRTLALPVLVYDYYEPAFKATRFYISTGSLLTRELCAWPTCNKVERTLALAWLDSPGSLAPRWPLRRGRRSRDAAAPMGPWCAAQTVWSMAAPAAVLGTWSQRPPAAAPSGEDPTTPD
- the LOC123640408 gene encoding C3 and PZP-like alpha-2-macroglobulin domain-containing protein 8 encodes the protein MGCQAEAWVGLWPLTNPVLADGVAHWSPTSSWDMDKDAFLSYSDGVSMSVVSAEVEMTAYALLTYTLLGDVAAALPVVKWLSQQRNALGGFSSTQTLEARTPRGQGWGTRDKGQCSWTLCRNLAPTSVDTPTWLSQDPQLRYLCGSSGLG